In the genome of Podospora pseudocomata strain CBS 415.72m chromosome 2 map unlocalized CBS415.72m_2.2, whole genome shotgun sequence, one region contains:
- a CDS encoding uncharacterized protein (EggNog:ENOG503P8IB; COG:S), with protein sequence MHVSNLSLAATAFLAIEVQAAPATQATTNALHVGTQNSPVGHHCGVSTYLNYLSTSLVDDCLTMLDNLSPDSGGGGEDGLNRGDMDWTIVGDFHREIGKYSTCAFGCHVTYPQGALAMIGIDDVRRVVQRSIEMFKHAGDGGDKVGAQGDFECDFAGSAGKTVSWYLFNPIINSTCFGGGPWSG encoded by the exons ATGCACGTCTCCAACCTAAGCCTCGCGGCGACCGCGTTCCTAGCCATTGAAGTTCAAGCCGCGCCAGCCACACAAGCCACAACCAATGCCCTCCACGTTGGTACCCAGAACAGCCCCGTCGGCCACCACTGTGGAGTCTCGACCTACCTGAACTACCTCAGCACCTCTCTGGTCGATGACTGTCTGACGATGCTCGACAACCTTTCGCCTGAttctggtggtggcggtgaagatggtTTGAACAGAGGCGATATGGACTG GACCATCGTCGGAGACTTTCACCGGGAGATTGGCAAATACTCAACCTGCGCGTTCGGCTGCCATGTCACCTACCCCCAAGGTGCCCTCGCTATGATCGGTATCGATGATGTTCGCCGTGTGGTGCAGAGGTCGATCGAGATGTTCAAGCATGCGGGCGATGGGGGAGATAAAGTTGGAGCTCAGGGGGATTTTGAGTGCGACTTTGCTGGCTCGGCTGGGAAGACGGTCAGTTGGTATCTTTTCAACCCGATCATTAACTCGAcgtgttttggtggtgggccaTGGtctggatga